The following coding sequences lie in one Lolium perenne isolate Kyuss_39 chromosome 2, Kyuss_2.0, whole genome shotgun sequence genomic window:
- the LOC127329796 gene encoding uncharacterized protein: protein MAESAFRLWKDLHGDLLTEIARRLPCPVDRRNMLMVCHDWWLGVRQPQLPRQLPWLLLPETTTSPVPSPCRMRRVSFYCVISNGETHNLRIGEDTGNSRFFGCYDGGWLMLARGQTNGHMLLNLHKDQRLFLPNHVYCVASVAMGGGVRAAMSISILAATFSSPPERDTPCFGAAIIDSPCSTRCPQLAFWSMEVANVRPPAAMGFMETLCGSSSRLEDVIHHKGAFHFLSNLEHVVVYDISKLKENERGTGACLGINAHHYEYLVQGGPRSSRSIRGRYLVESDGELLMVVRFVGDHPRWSPHTGGFQVYQATQSLTGAGLVQHAWTELHSLDGRMMFVGRGCSRSYNVADFPGSSFGEGIYFFDDRNSNDIAMMSLYAHVTPRRRYTTSDNGRCRWVEGEPRVQVFRRWFTRKKFSDYSNPMWFLP, encoded by the coding sequence ATGGCCGAGTCTGCATTTCGGCTGTGGAAGGACCTCCATGGAGATCTCCTCACCGAGATCGCCCGCCGCTTACCATGCCCCGTCGACCGCCGCAACATGTTGATGGTGTGCCACGATTGGTGGCTCGGTGTCCGACAACCCCAGCTCCCGCGTCAACTCCCGTGGCTCCTCCTCCCGGAGACCACCACTTCTCCTGTCCCATCGCCGTGCAGAATGCGGAGGGTATCCTTTTATTGTGTCATCAGCAACGGAGAAACCCACAACCTCCGCATCGGGGAAGACACTGGAAATTCCCGCTTCTTCGGCTGTTATGATGGTGGTTGGCTCATGCTCGCCCGTGGCCAGACCAACGGCCACATGCTCCTCAACCTCCATAAGGACCAGCGCTTATTCCTCCCCAACCACGTCTATTGTGTGGCATCCGTGGCCATGGGAGGGGGTGTACGGGCAGCCATGTCCATATCCATCTTGGCCGCTACGTTCTCTTCCCCACCGGAGCGGGACACGCCGTGCTTCGGCGCTGCCATCATCGACTCGCCATGTTCGACCCGTTGCCCTCAACTTGCCTTCTGGAGCATGGAGGTGGCCAATGTTCGTCCTCCGGCGGCCATGGGGTTCATGGAGACATTATGTGGATCGTCGTCCCGACTCGAGGATGTCATACATCACAAAGGAGCTTTCCATTTCCTCAGCAATTTGGAGCATGTCGTCGTGTACGACATATCCAAGCTCAAAGAAAATGAAAGAGGTACGGGTGCGTGTTTGGGGATAAATGCACACCACTATGAGTACTTGGTGCAGGGAGGACCTCGCAGCTCCAGATCTATCAGGGGTCGCTACCTCGTGGAGTCCGATGGGGAACTGCTGATGGTCGTGAGATTTGTGGGAGATCATCCTAGATGGTCCCCGCACACAGGGGGGTTCCAGGTGTACCAGGCGACGCAGAGCCTCACCGGCGCCGGCCTGGTTCAGCACGCCTGGACCGAGCTGCATTCGCTCGATGGAAGGATGATGTTCGTTGGGCGGGGATGCTCCAGGTCCTACAACGTGGCTGATTTCCCCGGCTCTAGCTTTGGAGAGGGCATCTACTTCTTTGATGACAGGAACTCCAACGACATAGCCATGATGTCCCTGTACGCGCATGTGACACCCCGGCGGCGGTACACCACCAGTGACAACGGGAGGTGCCGGTGGGTGGAGGGGGAGCCGCGCGTCCAAGTCTTCCGACGCTGGTTCACGAGGAAGAAATTTTCGGATTACTCGAACCCGATGTGGTTCCTCCCGTGA